One Methanolobus sp. WCC4 DNA segment encodes these proteins:
- a CDS encoding peroxiredoxin codes for MEEEIVTMPLIGDDAPSFKAETTAGEINFPKDYKGKWVILFSHPADFTPVCTTEFMTFASMQEEFRELNTELIGLSIDSIYAHIAWLRTIKEKIEYNGMKDVEVTFPVIADLKMEVAKKFGMVQPNASTTQAVRAVFIMDPKAKIRAIVYYPLSNGRNMDEIKRLILAMQKSDAENIATPANWQPGDDVIIPPPGSCGSAKERVETEEEGKYCLDWFMCLKKQS; via the coding sequence ATGGAAGAAGAAATTGTAACGATGCCACTTATCGGCGACGATGCACCGTCATTTAAAGCAGAGACAACTGCCGGGGAGATCAATTTTCCTAAAGATTACAAGGGGAAGTGGGTAATTCTTTTCAGCCACCCTGCAGACTTCACACCTGTATGTACAACAGAGTTCATGACATTTGCCAGCATGCAGGAAGAGTTCAGGGAATTGAACACAGAGCTGATCGGTCTTTCCATTGACAGTATCTATGCACATATTGCATGGCTCAGGACGATCAAAGAGAAGATCGAGTACAATGGAATGAAGGACGTTGAGGTGACCTTCCCGGTCATTGCAGACCTTAAGATGGAAGTTGCAAAGAAGTTCGGTATGGTACAGCCAAATGCCTCCACAACACAGGCTGTCAGAGCGGTTTTCATCATGGACCCAAAAGCAAAGATAAGAGCCATCGTCTACTATCCACTTTCCAACGGAAGGAACATGGATGAGATCAAGAGACTTATCCTTGCAATGCAGAAATCCGATGCTGAGAACATCGCAACACCTGCCAACTGGCAACCAGGCGATGATGTCATAATCCCACCTCCAGGATCATGCGGATCTGCAAAGGAAAGGGTCGAGACCGAAGAGGAAGGAAAGTACTGCCTCGACTGGTTCATGTGCCTCAAGAAACAGTCTTAA
- a CDS encoding exodeoxyribonuclease III, with translation MSRIKIVSWNVNGIRAAHKKGFLDWFNEERPDILCIQETKARREQLPEELLEIDGYYNYFASAEKKGYSGVALYTNKEPVDIKCGFGIDKFDSEGRTQIADFGDFVLYNIYFPNGKASAERLAYKMEFYDAFLEHANTLRSRGKKIIVCGDVNTAHKEIDLARPKENEKISGFLPQERAWIDKLLDNGYVDTFRMFNTEPENYTWWSMRTRARERNVGWRIDYFFASDDITDNVKDSFILPEVMGSDHCPLGIDLEI, from the coding sequence ATGAGCAGGATCAAAATTGTTTCATGGAATGTGAATGGCATCAGGGCAGCCCATAAAAAAGGTTTCCTTGACTGGTTCAATGAGGAAAGGCCGGACATACTCTGTATTCAGGAGACCAAGGCCAGAAGGGAACAACTCCCGGAAGAGCTTCTTGAGATCGATGGCTATTACAATTATTTTGCCTCTGCGGAGAAAAAAGGTTACAGCGGTGTTGCACTTTATACCAACAAAGAACCTGTTGACATCAAATGCGGCTTTGGTATCGACAAGTTCGACAGCGAAGGAAGGACCCAGATCGCAGACTTCGGGGATTTCGTACTCTATAATATATACTTCCCCAACGGCAAGGCATCAGCTGAAAGACTTGCCTACAAGATGGAGTTCTATGACGCTTTTCTTGAACATGCCAATACCCTCAGGTCCCGAGGCAAGAAGATCATTGTCTGCGGGGATGTGAACACTGCTCATAAAGAGATCGATCTCGCCCGGCCAAAGGAGAATGAGAAGATATCAGGTTTCCTTCCCCAGGAGCGTGCATGGATCGACAAGCTCCTTGATAATGGTTATGTGGATACTTTCAGGATGTTCAACACCGAACCTGAGAACTATACCTGGTGGAGTATGAGGACAAGGGCAAGGGAAAGGAATGTGGGCTGGAGGATCGACTACTTCTTTGCAAGTGATGATATCACGGATAATGTAAAGGATTCATTCATCCTGCCGGAAGTAATGGGTTCGGATCACTGTCCTCTGGGCATCGACCTTGAGATATGA
- a CDS encoding ferritin-like domain-containing protein, translating into MGTKGVEILGLDVNELIDLLNKALADEWLAYYQYWVGAKVVKGPMREAAVAELIEHANDELRHADMVANRILQLGGTPVLSPQEWYDVTNCGYEAPDDPFVKKILEQNIKGEQCAIQVYNNILEKVKDKDPVTYEIVLQILTDEIEHEDDLQAVMEDIELMQRKD; encoded by the coding sequence ATGGGAACAAAAGGCGTGGAAATATTAGGGTTAGATGTCAACGAACTGATAGACTTATTGAACAAAGCACTTGCAGATGAATGGTTAGCATACTACCAGTACTGGGTCGGTGCAAAGGTTGTCAAAGGTCCTATGAGGGAAGCTGCCGTAGCTGAACTTATAGAGCATGCAAATGATGAGCTTCGTCATGCAGACATGGTAGCTAACAGGATCTTACAGCTTGGCGGAACACCTGTACTCTCTCCCCAGGAATGGTACGATGTCACAAACTGTGGATATGAAGCACCTGATGATCCATTTGTAAAGAAGATCCTTGAGCAGAACATCAAGGGAGAGCAATGTGCCATCCAGGTCTACAACAACATCCTTGAAAAGGTCAAGGATAAAGACCCTGTAACCTACGAGATAGTGTTACAGATCCTCACGGATGAGATCGAGCACGAGGATGACCTTCAGGCAGTCATGGAAGATATCGAACTTATGCAAAGAAAGGACTAA
- a CDS encoding type II/IV secretion system ATPase subunit, giving the protein MNDISGDRTEDKDEENGLPDETVSTEEEITVSEMEDEPLLQSEVSIDEGTEEGSGETVSVFSEEDVIDLADVSVEDAFIEDINEVQADLSDEPLDEDEFSMLDDILAVDQDNLINELADLILPDAEPVSIESLKSKVNEVPVSSYDDVVPPEIESVWEAAIAEIFEIEPVEEELIVDEEETESIIDRVSKLFARKQINLDPYNVVEHGPIVDLTMPVDSPYKEVELYEVNPLYAYIRIAYDPEAHEFQYQAIEPVLSEKEQELLDAIKIKFIETLDINLKEVSRENAEEYLKFNAIEYLKEYQIDISPRKRERILYHIIRDFVGYGAIDVLMRDPYIEDVSCDGPNTPVYIYHKEYNSIPSNINFESDDILDSAAIRIAQICGRHISVAHPLLDATMPDGSRIQMTLGREITTRGTTFTIRRFKDNPITPTNLIDFHTFSTAMMAYLWLAVDSSKSLVFAGGTASGKTTAMNAVSLFIQPEMKIVSIEDTRELNLTHPNWIPGVTRQAFSGEEKGSIEMYELLRASLRQRPEYILVGEVRGAEAYVLFQAMSTGHTTFSTMHADSVQSVVHRLENPPINVPRIMIQALDLVSIQVQVKVGEERVRRCKTLTEIVGVDPRTGELLTNDVFSWDAARDMFQYSGRSYVIESVMESRGWTEERVRDELKRRQDILEWARDKHITHFNDFTKIVVAYNREPEMVMKLVRQELHD; this is encoded by the coding sequence TTGAATGATATTTCAGGTGACCGAACTGAAGATAAAGATGAGGAAAACGGCCTTCCTGATGAAACGGTATCAACAGAGGAGGAAATAACCGTTTCTGAAATGGAAGATGAACCCCTTTTACAGTCCGAAGTATCAATTGATGAAGGAACAGAAGAAGGGTCAGGAGAAACAGTATCCGTCTTTTCAGAAGAAGATGTGATCGATCTTGCGGATGTTTCTGTAGAGGATGCTTTTATTGAAGACATTAATGAAGTACAGGCCGATCTGTCAGATGAACCGCTCGATGAGGATGAGTTCAGTATGCTGGATGACATCCTTGCTGTTGACCAGGATAATCTTATAAATGAACTTGCAGACCTTATCCTTCCTGACGCGGAACCTGTGAGCATCGAAAGTCTGAAGAGCAAGGTCAATGAGGTACCTGTCTCTTCTTATGATGATGTTGTACCTCCTGAGATAGAGTCTGTCTGGGAGGCAGCGATAGCTGAGATATTCGAGATCGAACCTGTAGAAGAGGAATTGATCGTAGATGAGGAGGAAACCGAGTCTATCATTGACCGCGTAAGCAAACTGTTTGCAAGGAAGCAGATCAACCTTGATCCCTATAACGTAGTGGAACACGGTCCTATAGTCGATCTCACAATGCCTGTTGACAGTCCTTACAAGGAGGTCGAACTGTATGAGGTGAATCCTCTATATGCCTATATAAGAATAGCATATGATCCGGAAGCCCATGAGTTCCAGTATCAGGCCATTGAACCTGTCCTTTCGGAAAAGGAGCAGGAACTTCTTGATGCTATCAAGATCAAGTTCATCGAGACCCTTGATATAAATCTTAAAGAGGTATCACGTGAGAATGCGGAAGAATACCTTAAATTCAATGCGATCGAGTACCTTAAAGAGTACCAGATAGATATCTCTCCCCGTAAACGTGAGAGAATACTGTACCACATCATCCGTGATTTTGTGGGCTATGGTGCTATAGATGTACTCATGAGGGATCCATATATTGAAGATGTCTCATGTGATGGTCCTAACACACCGGTGTACATTTACCACAAAGAGTACAATTCAATTCCTTCTAACATCAATTTCGAATCAGATGATATACTTGACTCAGCTGCCATCAGGATCGCGCAGATATGTGGCAGGCATATATCGGTAGCACATCCATTATTGGATGCTACAATGCCGGATGGTTCCCGTATACAGATGACGCTGGGAAGGGAGATAACCACTCGTGGAACTACCTTCACCATAAGAAGGTTCAAGGATAATCCGATAACCCCTACCAACCTCATCGATTTCCATACGTTCTCAACCGCAATGATGGCATACCTGTGGCTTGCTGTTGATTCAAGCAAGAGTCTTGTCTTTGCAGGAGGTACTGCTTCAGGTAAGACAACAGCAATGAATGCTGTTTCACTTTTCATCCAGCCGGAAATGAAGATCGTTTCCATCGAGGATACAAGGGAACTCAACCTTACTCACCCTAACTGGATCCCTGGTGTGACCAGGCAGGCTTTCTCAGGTGAGGAAAAAGGTTCTATTGAGATGTATGAACTCCTGAGGGCTTCATTGAGGCAAAGACCTGAATACATCCTTGTGGGCGAGGTTCGTGGTGCTGAAGCCTATGTACTGTTCCAGGCAATGTCAACAGGTCACACTACATTCTCTACAATGCATGCTGATTCCGTTCAGTCAGTGGTACACAGGCTGGAGAATCCTCCTATCAATGTACCAAGGATTATGATTCAGGCTCTTGATCTTGTTTCTATACAGGTTCAGGTCAAGGTCGGTGAAGAGCGTGTCAGGCGTTGTAAGACACTCACCGAGATAGTAGGAGTTGATCCAAGGACAGGTGAACTTCTTACAAATGATGTTTTCTCCTGGGATGCTGCCAGGGATATGTTCCAGTATTCAGGCAGGTCATATGTGATAGAAAGTGTCATGGAAAGTCGTGGCTGGACCGAAGAAAGGGTCCGTGACGAGTTGAAACGACGTCAGGATATCCTTGAATGGGCTCGTGATAAGCACATCACGCATTTCAATGATTTCACGAAGATCGTTGTGGCCTATAACCGTGAACCGGAAATGGTAATGAAACTTGTAAGGCAGGAATTGCATGACTAA
- a CDS encoding type II secretion system F family protein — protein MNLREIINNIFNKEADLDSSLTEEELSEIEDQHISFKIKEAGKNVLLKEFFKDPRKMLYTYPEYTFFVSVPLAFVFFIVGMAATWGTVLIDDVIVFTVLLVITPPSITFQIKYKKTSKIEEYLPTFLRDISEMSRAGLTLPRAVNTVAKGEYGALTGEVQSMDSAMSWGVSFEEALETFAKRTPTPIITRTVSLINQASRAGGRVSSVLEAAARDAREVKLLERERRGNMMVYVVISYMSFFVFLFVIGMLTSTFVPTMADAGRAASAAGAGSQFIGAFDPAKYTRLMMHTGVIQGFMSGLVAGQMGEGSVSLGLKHSIIMTLIAWVVFTFVI, from the coding sequence ATGAACCTGCGTGAGATAATCAACAACATCTTCAATAAAGAAGCGGATCTTGACAGTTCCCTCACAGAAGAAGAGCTATCTGAGATCGAGGATCAGCATATAAGCTTCAAGATCAAAGAAGCCGGTAAGAATGTGCTTCTGAAGGAGTTCTTCAAAGATCCCAGAAAGATGCTGTATACATACCCTGAATACACTTTCTTTGTGAGCGTACCTTTAGCTTTTGTTTTCTTTATTGTGGGCATGGCAGCTACCTGGGGTACTGTGCTGATAGATGATGTTATCGTTTTCACTGTCCTTTTAGTTATAACTCCTCCTTCTATCACGTTCCAGATAAAATACAAGAAGACGAGCAAGATAGAGGAATACCTTCCAACTTTCCTGAGGGATATATCCGAGATGAGCAGGGCAGGACTTACTCTTCCAAGGGCTGTCAATACTGTTGCAAAAGGTGAGTATGGGGCTCTGACCGGTGAGGTACAGAGCATGGATTCCGCCATGTCATGGGGTGTTTCCTTTGAAGAGGCACTGGAGACCTTTGCAAAAAGGACTCCTACTCCTATAATCACAAGGACGGTCTCCCTTATCAATCAGGCCAGCAGGGCAGGTGGTCGCGTATCTTCCGTTCTGGAGGCTGCTGCCAGGGATGCAAGGGAAGTTAAACTGCTGGAGCGTGAGAGGCGCGGTAACATGATGGTCTATGTTGTCATCAGTTACATGTCGTTCTTCGTTTTCCTCTTCGTAATTGGAATGCTTACCTCCACTTTCGTGCCAACAATGGCAGATGCAGGCAGGGCAGCTTCAGCAGCAGGCGCAGGAAGTCAGTTCATCGGCGCTTTTGACCCGGCTAAATATACCCGTCTTATGATGCATACCGGAGTTATCCAGGGATTCATGAGCGGTCTTGTTGCAGGTCAGATGGGTGAGGGTTCAGTTTCCCTTGGACTGAAACATTCCATTATCATGACCCTTATCGCATGGGTAGTATTCACCTTTGTGATCTGA
- a CDS encoding Fur family transcriptional regulator, whose translation MKRADIKYTNQRIEILDFLKEFDGHPTVDDVFEGVRQKLTRISKATVYNNLKFLSEKGLIKEVNVKGVSRFESNLIPHHHTMCLECGEMKDYESEELYEYAMKIAKEIDGFKIESADTNFYGICKKCMEKE comes from the coding sequence ATGAAAAGAGCAGACATCAAATATACGAACCAGCGGATAGAGATCCTGGATTTCCTTAAGGAATTTGATGGTCATCCCACTGTAGATGATGTCTTTGAGGGAGTAAGACAAAAACTTACCCGTATCAGTAAAGCTACTGTGTATAACAATCTGAAGTTTTTGTCTGAAAAAGGCCTGATCAAGGAAGTCAATGTTAAAGGTGTTTCGAGGTTCGAATCCAATTTGATACCTCACCACCACACAATGTGCCTTGAATGCGGAGAAATGAAAGACTACGAATCTGAAGAGCTCTATGAATATGCTATGAAAATAGCAAAAGAGATAGACGGATTCAAAATAGAATCAGCAGATACCAATTTTTACGGGATCTGCAAGAAATGTATGGAGAAGGAGTAA
- a CDS encoding type II secretion system F family protein, whose translation MTNVYQVFAYNLFGKYYERRRVEFFGLRHSLLRNRMDTSYDVYMASALLSSILSAVGASFFISLILVVMGVPEIKASRIMLPLWFEPLVQYKSMIVGPFLVLLFTALVFICVYKVFQIYPSIMSGDRKRRIDTMLPYAVNYMSAMSGAGVLPVDLFRSLANNDIYGEVSVECRYLVRDLEVLGQDLVTAMKNLATTTPSPTLQEFLQGAITVVTSGGQLEPYFQIKTEQYIAENRQNQKEFLETLGLLGETYVTAFVAGPLFLVVVISIMSIMGNAQMVFLYIIIYALIPIGSIMYVVLISMMTPEA comes from the coding sequence ATGACTAATGTTTATCAGGTGTTCGCTTACAATCTGTTTGGCAAATACTATGAGAGAAGGAGGGTCGAATTCTTCGGTCTTCGTCATAGTCTCCTGAGGAACAGGATGGATACGTCATATGACGTTTACATGGCCAGTGCCCTTTTAAGTTCAATACTGAGTGCTGTAGGTGCTTCATTCTTTATTTCATTGATACTTGTTGTAATGGGTGTCCCTGAGATAAAAGCGTCAAGAATAATGCTTCCTTTATGGTTCGAGCCGCTGGTCCAGTACAAATCGATGATAGTAGGCCCTTTTCTTGTTCTGCTGTTCACGGCACTTGTTTTCATCTGTGTGTACAAGGTGTTCCAGATCTACCCTTCTATAATGTCAGGTGACAGGAAAAGACGTATCGACACAATGCTTCCGTATGCTGTGAACTATATGTCCGCAATGTCAGGTGCAGGTGTACTTCCGGTAGATCTCTTCAGGTCCCTTGCTAATAATGATATCTATGGTGAGGTCTCAGTTGAATGCCGTTATCTGGTACGTGACCTTGAGGTCCTGGGCCAGGATCTTGTAACTGCAATGAAGAACCTTGCGACAACGACCCCTTCCCCTACACTACAGGAGTTCCTGCAGGGTGCTATCACTGTGGTCACATCGGGGGGACAGCTTGAGCCATATTTCCAGATCAAGACAGAGCAATATATAGCGGAGAACCGTCAGAACCAGAAGGAATTCCTAGAGACACTGGGTCTTCTTGGTGAGACCTATGTGACCGCCTTTGTTGCCGGTCCTCTTTTCCTTGTGGTCGTAATATCCATCATGTCGATAATGGGTAACGCGCAGATGGTCTTCCTTTACATCATTATCTATGCATTGATACCGATCGGCAGTATCATGTATGTAGTTCTTATCAGTATGATGACCCCGGAGGCCTGA
- a CDS encoding TIGR00725 family protein: MIQIGVIGAGSCDEELRRKAYETGAGIARSGAILFCGGLGGVMEAVAAGAKSEKGTTIGILPGDSHKSANPYIDIAVVTEMGHARNVIIARSSDALIAIGGEYGTLSEIAHSLKMGKTVVTLDSKWEIEGTIKANNPQEAVKIAIDSISR, encoded by the coding sequence ATGATACAGATCGGAGTGATAGGTGCAGGTTCCTGTGATGAGGAACTGCGAAGGAAAGCATATGAGACCGGGGCCGGGATCGCAAGGAGTGGAGCAATATTATTTTGTGGCGGACTTGGAGGAGTGATGGAAGCAGTCGCTGCCGGTGCTAAAAGTGAAAAAGGTACCACCATAGGCATACTTCCCGGAGACAGTCATAAAAGCGCTAACCCTTACATAGACATAGCAGTTGTGACCGAAATGGGACATGCGAGAAATGTCATAATAGCACGCTCATCAGATGCCCTGATAGCCATTGGAGGAGAGTACGGAACGCTCTCAGAGATAGCACACTCCCTGAAAATGGGTAAGACCGTAGTGACACTGGATTCAAAATGGGAAATAGAGGGCACCATCAAAGCGAATAACCCTCAAGAAGCCGTCAAGATCGCAATTGACAGCATCAGCCGATGA
- a CDS encoding fumarate hydratase — protein sequence MSNPINHDTVVSAVVDILEEAETRLPQDVVSSLEKAASNENSPVAKEQLEAILKNIEIAGSRKVPICQDTGILIFFVELGREAIIECNLEEAILEGVKLATASIPLRPNAVDPISRSNSGNNTGNGIPDIKYELVEGNSIKITVAPKGAGSENMSAIRMLNPTEKDMIRNFVLETVLNAGGKPCPPIVVGVGIGGSFDKAARLAKSSLLEKMDDMNEEELDLLNDINSLGIGPMGLGGKTTALAVHIKKAHCHTASLPVAVNIQCWANRHASVTLGGDQ from the coding sequence TTGTCAAATCCTATCAATCATGATACTGTTGTATCAGCCGTTGTAGATATTCTTGAAGAAGCTGAGACCAGACTTCCACAGGATGTTGTTAGCTCACTTGAAAAAGCTGCTTCTAATGAAAATTCCCCCGTAGCAAAAGAACAACTTGAAGCCATCCTGAAGAATATAGAGATCGCTGGCAGCCGGAAAGTGCCCATATGCCAGGACACAGGAATACTCATATTCTTCGTAGAGCTGGGGCGTGAAGCTATCATAGAATGTAACCTTGAGGAAGCGATCCTCGAAGGTGTTAAACTGGCAACTGCATCGATACCACTCCGCCCCAATGCGGTGGATCCGATCAGCCGCAGTAACAGTGGGAATAATACAGGAAACGGAATACCTGATATCAAATACGAACTGGTCGAAGGGAACAGTATAAAGATAACCGTTGCCCCAAAGGGTGCAGGCTCTGAGAACATGAGTGCCATAAGGATGCTCAACCCTACAGAGAAGGACATGATACGTAACTTCGTACTTGAGACCGTGCTGAATGCCGGTGGTAAACCCTGCCCGCCAATTGTCGTGGGTGTTGGTATCGGCGGGTCATTTGACAAAGCAGCAAGGCTTGCAAAGTCGTCACTTCTTGAAAAGATGGATGATATGAACGAAGAGGAACTGGACCTGCTCAATGATATCAATTCCCTTGGGATCGGACCCATGGGACTTGGAGGAAAGACCACGGCACTTGCAGTCCACATAAAGAAGGCACACTGCCATACTGCATCCCTGCCTGTGGCTGTGAACATACAATGCTGGGCAAATAGACACGCTTCAGTCACACTTGGAGGTGACCAGTGA
- a CDS encoding winged helix-turn-helix domain-containing protein — protein sequence MRRSRLDITLDILKITLEGAKKTQIVYGANLNSSIANKYITILAEKQLIEHKGDVFVTTDKGRQYREMASELSIH from the coding sequence ATTAGGCGGAGTAGGTTAGACATTACGTTGGATATCCTAAAGATAACTCTTGAAGGTGCAAAGAAGACACAGATAGTTTACGGAGCGAACCTTAATTCTTCAATTGCGAACAAGTATATTACAATACTTGCAGAAAAGCAGCTTATTGAACATAAAGGGGACGTATTTGTAACAACTGATAAAGGAAGACAATACAGGGAAATGGCCAGTGAACTTAGTATTCACTAA
- a CDS encoding FumA C-terminus/TtdB family hydratase beta subunit, translated as MEYRLTTPLAEESVKKLKAGDIVYLTGTVFTARDEAHARILEMAEEKEELPFDLEGAVIYHCGPLMRENDGNWEVVAAGPTTSARMSKMTPELLKVHPVRAFIGKGGMDNVKGAMENKAVYLAFTGGCAALAAMSIEKVKKVHWLDLGMPEAVWELEVKEFGPLVVGIDSHNEDLFLNITKKAKEAYSKIE; from the coding sequence ATGGAATACAGACTTACAACACCACTGGCTGAAGAGAGTGTAAAGAAGCTCAAAGCAGGTGACATCGTATACCTCACAGGGACAGTTTTCACAGCAAGGGATGAGGCACATGCCAGGATACTTGAAATGGCAGAGGAGAAAGAGGAACTACCCTTTGACCTTGAAGGTGCAGTGATCTACCACTGCGGCCCCCTCATGAGAGAGAACGACGGTAACTGGGAAGTCGTGGCTGCCGGACCTACAACCAGTGCCCGTATGTCAAAAATGACACCGGAACTCCTTAAGGTGCACCCCGTACGTGCCTTTATAGGGAAGGGCGGAATGGACAACGTCAAGGGAGCCATGGAGAACAAAGCAGTCTATCTTGCATTCACAGGAGGATGTGCCGCACTTGCTGCCATGAGCATCGAGAAGGTAAAGAAGGTACACTGGCTGGACCTGGGAATGCCTGAAGCTGTGTGGGAACTCGAAGTAAAGGAATTCGGACCTCTTGTCGTTGGAATAGATTCCCACAACGAAGACCTGTTCCTGAACATCACCAAAAAAGCAAAGGAGGCTTATTCGAAGATCGAATAA
- the minD gene encoding cell division ATPase MinD, whose amino-acid sequence MTATIFTIVSGKGGVGTTTAAINLSAAIAGFAKKTLIIDADIGMPTIGLMLGLDTSKATLHDVLAGTADLKDAIYDGPNNMHVLPGSISLHSFLNADTDPISEIIDGLKDKYDFIVIDSPTGINKNSLFAISLADELIQVVNPDIASLAGAMKIKTISDNMGKQFRGIFLNRTGVTPNELSKERVETALGLKILGEIQEENNVKNSLAFKAPVVVKYPGSSASVGFNKEAAEIAGIKVPAAVNEDAEKKEKKEKKSRKFSLSKSKS is encoded by the coding sequence ATGACAGCAACGATCTTTACTATTGTTTCAGGGAAGGGTGGTGTCGGTACAACTACAGCTGCTATTAATCTTAGCGCTGCGATTGCGGGGTTTGCAAAAAAGACCCTTATAATCGATGCTGATATCGGAATGCCCACTATCGGGTTAATGTTGGGACTGGACACATCAAAGGCAACTCTGCATGACGTTCTTGCAGGTACTGCCGATTTAAAGGATGCAATATATGATGGTCCGAACAACATGCATGTTCTTCCGGGAAGTATTTCCCTTCATAGTTTCCTGAATGCTGATACAGATCCCATCAGTGAGATCATTGATGGTCTAAAAGACAAATATGATTTCATTGTTATCGATTCTCCTACAGGGATAAACAAGAATTCCCTATTCGCTATCTCTCTTGCAGACGAACTGATCCAGGTGGTAAATCCAGATATTGCATCCCTTGCCGGTGCAATGAAGATAAAGACCATCTCGGATAACATGGGTAAACAGTTCCGTGGGATCTTCCTTAACAGGACTGGTGTGACCCCCAACGAGCTTAGTAAGGAAAGGGTCGAGACAGCTCTTGGCCTTAAGATATTGGGGGAGATACAGGAAGAGAACAATGTGAAGAATTCACTGGCCTTCAAAGCACCTGTGGTGGTAAAATATCCGGGTTCAAGCGCATCTGTCGGTTTTAACAAGGAAGCAGCAGAGATCGCTGGTATCAAAGTACCTGCAGCTGTTAATGAGGATGCAGAAAAGAAAGAGAAGAAGGAAAAGAAGAGCCGGAAGTTCTCCTTATCGAAGAGCAAGAGCTGA
- a CDS encoding DUF367 family protein, with protein sequence MAPVEQKDIKLFLYHAKQCDPKKCTGKKMARFGLVNLSEKIERIPSRSILLDPMAEKALSPADSAKKGITVLDCSWEEVERVFPQLLRMRLEHRALPYLVAANPVNFGRPFKLTSVEAFAASLYILGNKEQAERIMSKFNWGHTFLELNHEPLEEYSQAKDSKDILRIQSEYM encoded by the coding sequence ATGGCACCTGTCGAACAAAAGGATATCAAACTCTTCCTGTATCACGCAAAACAATGTGACCCGAAAAAATGTACTGGCAAGAAAATGGCGCGTTTCGGACTTGTGAACCTTTCAGAGAAAATAGAAAGGATACCTTCAAGATCCATACTTCTGGACCCAATGGCAGAGAAGGCCCTGTCACCTGCAGATAGTGCTAAAAAAGGCATTACTGTCCTTGACTGTTCATGGGAAGAGGTTGAAAGGGTGTTCCCACAACTTCTCAGGATGAGACTTGAACACCGTGCATTGCCCTACCTTGTAGCTGCAAATCCGGTGAACTTCGGAAGACCGTTCAAACTCACATCTGTAGAAGCCTTTGCAGCATCCCTTTACATCCTCGGGAATAAGGAACAGGCAGAGAGGATAATGTCAAAGTTCAACTGGGGACACACATTCCTTGAACTCAACCATGAGCCTCTGGAAGAGTATTCACAGGCTAAAGATAGCAAGGATATCCTTAGGATACAGAGCGAATACATGTAA